A section of the Mycolicibacterium anyangense genome encodes:
- a CDS encoding HdeD family acid-resistance protein, with protein sequence MTTTSAPPLLPHLWKSVLLSGILTLVLGILVLVWPGISILVAAIFFGAYLLVTGITQVFHAFTLHVSAGGRALLFISGAAALVLAVLCFRSIANSILLLAIWIGVGFIFRGVATAASAISDPDTPGRGWEIFVGVITLLAGIVVLASPFPSLATLTLVVGIWLVVIGVFEVVSSFGIRKAAKNLGERVAQAL encoded by the coding sequence ATGACAACGACATCTGCGCCACCCCTGCTGCCACACCTGTGGAAGTCGGTCCTGCTGTCCGGGATCCTGACGCTGGTTCTGGGCATCCTGGTCCTGGTCTGGCCGGGCATCTCGATCCTCGTCGCCGCGATCTTCTTCGGCGCCTACCTGTTGGTCACCGGTATCACCCAGGTGTTCCACGCGTTCACCCTGCACGTGTCGGCCGGCGGCCGCGCCCTGCTGTTCATCAGCGGCGCCGCAGCACTCGTCCTTGCCGTGCTGTGCTTCCGCAGCATCGCCAACTCGATCCTGCTGCTGGCCATCTGGATCGGTGTGGGCTTCATCTTCCGCGGTGTTGCCACGGCGGCCTCGGCGATCAGCGACCCCGACACCCCCGGCCGCGGCTGGGAGATCTTCGTCGGCGTGATCACGCTGCTGGCCGGCATCGTCGTGCTGGCTTCGCCGTTCCCGTCGCTGGCCACCCTGACGCTGGTCGTCGGTATCTGGCTGGTGGTCATCGGCGTCTTCGAGGTCGTGTCGTCCTTCGGGATTCGCAAAGCCGCCAAGAACCTTGGGGAGCGCGTCGCCCAAGCCCTCTAG
- a CDS encoding ABC transporter substrate-binding protein produces the protein MLSGCQNRRGTGRWWRVAGIVAVAGSLALSGCSSKSEPSAGPSESSTAVKADKVDDIAATLPDDIKKSGKLIVGVNIPYAPNEFKDASGKIVGFDVDLMNAIASTLGLTAEYRESDFAKIIPSIQQGTYNVGMSSFTDTKERQASVDFVDYFNAGILWAQRPGSPIDPNNACGKKVAVQATTTEETDELPAKSKKCTDEGKPAIEILKFDGQDAATNAVVLGQADAMSADSPVTAYAIKQSKGKLEAAGEIFDSAPYGWPVQKGSPLAQSLQKALEHLIQSGAYKEIAGNWGVEAGMVTKPVINGGTT, from the coding sequence GTGCTTAGTGGATGTCAAAACCGGCGTGGGACCGGACGTTGGTGGCGAGTGGCCGGGATCGTCGCGGTGGCGGGTTCCCTGGCACTGTCGGGCTGCAGCAGCAAGTCCGAGCCCAGCGCAGGTCCGTCGGAGTCGTCGACCGCGGTCAAGGCCGACAAGGTCGACGACATCGCGGCCACCCTGCCCGATGACATCAAGAAGTCCGGCAAGCTCATCGTGGGTGTCAACATTCCTTACGCCCCCAACGAGTTCAAGGACGCCAGCGGCAAGATCGTCGGCTTCGACGTCGACCTGATGAACGCCATCGCCTCCACGCTGGGTCTGACCGCCGAGTACCGCGAATCCGACTTCGCCAAGATCATCCCCTCGATCCAGCAGGGCACCTACAACGTCGGCATGTCGTCGTTCACCGACACCAAGGAACGCCAGGCCTCGGTCGACTTCGTCGACTACTTCAACGCCGGCATCCTGTGGGCACAGCGTCCGGGCTCGCCGATCGACCCGAACAACGCGTGCGGCAAGAAGGTGGCCGTCCAGGCGACCACCACCGAGGAGACCGACGAGCTGCCCGCCAAGAGCAAGAAGTGCACTGACGAAGGCAAGCCGGCGATCGAGATCCTCAAGTTCGACGGACAGGACGCCGCCACCAATGCGGTGGTTCTGGGCCAGGCGGACGCGATGTCGGCCGACTCCCCGGTGACCGCCTACGCGATCAAGCAGAGCAAGGGCAAGCTGGAAGCCGCCGGCGAGATCTTCGATTCGGCGCCCTACGGCTGGCCCGTGCAGAAGGGCTCACCGCTGGCGCAGTCGCTGCAGAAGGCCCTCGAGCACCTGATCCAAAGCGGCGCCTACAAGGAGATCGCCGGTAACTGGGGTGTCGAGGCCGGAATGGTCACCAAGCCGGTCATCAACGGCGGGACCACCTAA
- a CDS encoding amino acid ABC transporter permease: protein MAGDASAPPAINAVPLRHPWRWVGASVIVVLVGLFLYGAATNPAYGWSTYGEYLFNDRILLGVFNTLQLTIYSMVLGVALGVVMSVMRLSPNPVFRSVAWVFLWIFRGTPVYVQLVFWGLIPTIYQNIQLGIPFGPSFFHLNLQALSIPFALAVVGLGLNEAAYMAEIIRAGITSVPEGQSEASTALGMSWGMTMRRTVLPQAMRVIIPPTGNEVISMLKTTSLVTAVPYSYDLYSIASREIAARIFEPVPLLLVAATWYLVVTSILMVGQHYLEKYFSKGISRRLTSKQLEALAKAQTGTEAGHV from the coding sequence ATGGCAGGTGACGCGTCGGCCCCGCCCGCAATCAATGCTGTGCCCCTACGGCACCCGTGGCGGTGGGTGGGGGCGAGCGTCATCGTCGTCCTGGTCGGGCTGTTCCTCTATGGAGCGGCCACCAACCCGGCCTACGGCTGGTCGACCTACGGCGAGTACCTGTTCAACGACCGGATCCTGCTCGGCGTCTTCAACACGCTGCAGCTGACCATCTATTCGATGGTGCTCGGTGTCGCGCTCGGCGTCGTGATGTCGGTGATGCGGTTGTCGCCGAACCCCGTGTTCCGTTCGGTGGCCTGGGTGTTCCTGTGGATCTTCCGCGGCACCCCGGTCTACGTCCAGCTGGTGTTCTGGGGCCTGATCCCGACGATCTACCAGAACATCCAGCTGGGCATCCCGTTCGGGCCGTCGTTCTTCCACCTGAACCTCCAGGCCTTGTCGATCCCGTTCGCCCTGGCGGTCGTCGGCCTGGGCCTCAACGAGGCCGCGTACATGGCCGAGATCATCAGGGCGGGAATCACTTCCGTGCCCGAAGGGCAGTCCGAGGCGTCGACGGCGTTGGGCATGTCGTGGGGAATGACGATGCGGCGCACCGTTCTTCCGCAGGCGATGCGGGTGATCATCCCGCCGACCGGTAACGAGGTCATCAGCATGCTGAAGACCACCTCACTGGTGACGGCCGTGCCGTATTCGTATGACCTCTACAGCATCGCCTCCCGGGAGATCGCGGCCCGGATCTTCGAACCCGTTCCGCTGCTTCTGGTTGCGGCGACCTGGTACCTGGTGGTCACCAGCATCCTGATGGTGGGCCAGCACTACTTGGAGAAGTACTTCTCCAAGGGCATCTCCCGGCGGTTGACCTCCAAGCAGCTGGAGGCGCTGGCCAAGGCGCAGACCGGCACGGAGGCAGGACACGTATGA
- a CDS encoding amino acid ABC transporter ATP-binding protein, which yields MVRAEQVCKNFGALSVLKGVTLTVDRGQVLVLVGPSGSGKSTFLRCINHLETVNAGRLYVDGDLVGYREGQGKLYEMSPRDAAKQRRDIGMVFQHFNLFPHRTALENIIEAPIHVKKVKKSVAVERARDLLGQVGLGNKADAYPAQLSGGQQQRVAIARALAMDPKLMLFDEPTSALDPELVGEVLTVMKKLASEGMTMVVVTHEMGFAREVADQLVFMDGGVIVESGVPREVLGNPQHDRTKAFLSKVM from the coding sequence ATGGTGCGCGCCGAGCAGGTGTGCAAGAACTTCGGCGCGCTGTCGGTTCTCAAGGGTGTGACGCTGACCGTCGACCGTGGCCAGGTGCTGGTTCTGGTCGGACCGTCCGGGTCGGGCAAGTCCACCTTCCTGCGCTGCATCAACCATCTCGAGACGGTCAATGCCGGCCGGCTCTACGTCGACGGCGACCTGGTCGGCTACCGGGAGGGTCAGGGCAAGCTCTACGAAATGTCGCCGCGTGACGCCGCCAAGCAGCGCCGCGATATCGGCATGGTGTTCCAGCACTTCAATCTGTTCCCGCATCGCACGGCGCTGGAGAACATCATCGAGGCCCCGATCCACGTCAAGAAGGTCAAGAAGTCGGTGGCCGTGGAGCGGGCCCGCGATCTGCTCGGCCAGGTCGGCCTGGGCAACAAAGCCGACGCCTACCCGGCACAGCTGTCCGGCGGTCAGCAGCAGCGCGTCGCCATCGCCAGGGCGCTGGCCATGGACCCGAAACTGATGTTGTTCGACGAGCCCACCTCGGCGCTGGACCCGGAGCTCGTCGGCGAGGTGCTGACGGTCATGAAAAAGCTCGCCAGCGAAGGCATGACGATGGTGGTCGTCACCCACGAGATGGGGTTCGCCCGTGAGGTCGCCGACCAGTTGGTGTTCATGGACGGTGGGGTGATCGTCGAGAGCGGGGTGCCGCGCGAGGTTCTTGGCAACCCGCAGCACGACCGCACCAAGGCGTTCCTGTCGAAGGTGATGTAG
- a CDS encoding adenylate/guanylate cyclase domain-containing protein — protein MGTKRKCADPVPPDGIPRESDCERMQRRPSARNQHWAESVSRQMRVLNIAAYIAGFVTACIAIMQILTGPGAMYIGLINLGTALIFFAIPLLQPFGEVIASLVFVFFAFASLTIVGWQVGTDSGLQFYYLVSASLAVLVLGVEHAVLASVVVAIGVGLTIASQFLVPGDTHLQPRWAVNAGFVITTISASVLIFATVWYAMREVYRAEGAMELEYKRSEALLINILPGSVAERLKDPARGTIADRYDDASILFADIAGFTERASQIPAVDLVRFLDRLYTTFDRLVDKHGLEKIKTTGDSYMVVSGVPEPRPDHVEALARLALDMSRAVADLRDPNGQRVPLRIGMASGPVVAGVVGARRFFYDVWGDAVNVASRMESTDPEGRIQVPENVYERLKDQFVLEKRGEVDVKGKGIMCTWYLVGPREAKDIGPHSIRVESPAG, from the coding sequence GTGGGCACCAAGCGGAAGTGCGCCGATCCGGTGCCGCCGGACGGCATACCCCGGGAATCGGACTGCGAGCGTATGCAGCGCCGCCCGTCGGCTCGCAACCAGCACTGGGCCGAATCGGTGTCGCGCCAGATGCGGGTGCTCAACATCGCCGCCTACATCGCCGGATTCGTCACTGCGTGCATCGCGATCATGCAGATCCTCACCGGCCCCGGAGCGATGTACATCGGGCTGATCAACCTCGGCACCGCACTGATCTTCTTCGCGATCCCGCTGCTGCAGCCCTTCGGTGAGGTCATCGCCTCACTGGTGTTCGTGTTCTTCGCGTTCGCCTCGCTGACCATCGTGGGTTGGCAGGTCGGCACCGACTCGGGTCTGCAGTTCTACTATCTGGTCTCGGCGTCGCTGGCCGTGCTGGTACTCGGCGTCGAACACGCGGTGCTGGCATCGGTGGTCGTCGCCATCGGGGTGGGGCTGACGATCGCCTCGCAGTTCCTGGTGCCCGGCGACACCCACCTGCAACCGCGATGGGCGGTCAACGCCGGTTTCGTCATCACCACGATCTCGGCGTCGGTGCTGATCTTCGCGACCGTCTGGTACGCCATGCGCGAGGTCTACCGGGCCGAGGGCGCCATGGAACTGGAATACAAGCGCTCCGAAGCGCTCTTGATCAACATCCTGCCGGGCAGCGTCGCCGAACGGCTCAAGGATCCGGCGCGCGGCACCATCGCCGACCGCTACGACGATGCCTCGATCCTGTTCGCCGATATCGCCGGGTTCACCGAACGGGCCAGCCAGATCCCCGCGGTGGACCTGGTGCGCTTCCTCGACCGGCTCTACACCACCTTCGACCGCCTGGTCGACAAGCACGGTCTGGAGAAGATCAAGACGACTGGCGATTCCTACATGGTGGTCAGCGGTGTGCCCGAGCCACGTCCCGACCATGTCGAGGCGCTGGCCCGGCTGGCACTGGACATGTCGCGGGCGGTCGCCGATCTGCGTGACCCGAACGGCCAGCGCGTGCCGCTGCGGATCGGGATGGCGTCGGGCCCGGTGGTCGCCGGTGTCGTCGGGGCCCGGCGGTTCTTCTACGACGTGTGGGGCGACGCCGTCAACGTTGCCTCCCGGATGGAGTCCACCGATCCCGAAGGCCGGATCCAGGTGCCGGAGAACGTCTACGAGCGGCTGAAGGATCAGTTCGTGCTGGAGAAGCGCGGCGAGGTCGACGTCAAGGGCAAGGGCATCATGTGCACGTGGTACCTGGTGGGACCTCGAGAAGCGAAAGATATTGGGCCGCACAGCATCCGGGTCGAGAGCCCGGCTGGCTAG
- a CDS encoding serine hydrolase domain-containing protein encodes MLSSTVATIAEAWAVPGGAVLAVDKHRELFSYRFGHADVAAGIPVAAHHLFEIGSISKVFNAIAILQLARRGLIRLDDPVGTVLEWLPDPLRANGITIDRLLTHTAGLVASTEALPDELGQVAAFTGPVSPAAPGTFFHYSNLGFLLLGQAARQVCGRGLDEVVREQILVPLQMNSTIARVTHEDYSRLARGYQPLHDDRPWTPGEPLVVAPWLEVAGSDGNIAATVSDLAIFARMLLGRGTVNDTSILHPDDFDIMIGSTAPDGEDILSLPGVAATESSRYGLGVNVERAGGRTVLSHGGGMVGYASFLLVDLDDEFAVCVVTNANGDSPIAEAIARSVAAELRSPGCVDTEGLTPRWWPAAVAQGYAGEFIDESGDSAALEGPRSILVTVEEHRGDRMRLTLEWAGGREPLLRTWTRGAVVQAPALAKYSLNYHDDSWHWGPRTFTRAGTPTAAAPSDADLEPFCGHYRSYSPWYTNFRVVLRRGRLYLIAPGGVEAPTDDAELIAVGDQTFRVGADPRLPERISFGPAVGGVAAWATRDGCRYSRSFTD; translated from the coding sequence ATGCTCTCTTCGACCGTCGCCACCATCGCCGAGGCCTGGGCGGTGCCCGGCGGTGCGGTACTGGCCGTCGACAAACATCGCGAGCTGTTCTCCTACCGCTTCGGCCATGCCGATGTCGCTGCCGGCATCCCGGTAGCAGCGCACCATCTGTTCGAGATCGGCTCGATCAGCAAGGTGTTCAACGCGATCGCCATTCTGCAGTTGGCGCGCCGCGGCCTGATCCGGCTCGACGACCCGGTTGGCACCGTCCTCGAGTGGCTGCCTGATCCCCTGCGCGCCAACGGAATCACCATCGACCGGTTGCTCACCCACACCGCCGGCCTGGTCGCCAGTACCGAGGCCCTACCCGACGAGCTGGGGCAAGTGGCTGCCTTCACCGGCCCGGTGTCACCGGCCGCACCGGGGACGTTCTTCCACTACTCGAATCTGGGCTTCCTCCTGCTCGGGCAGGCGGCCCGGCAGGTCTGCGGGCGTGGTCTCGACGAGGTGGTGCGCGAGCAGATCCTGGTTCCCCTCCAGATGAACTCCACCATCGCGCGGGTGACTCACGAGGACTACTCCCGGCTGGCTCGCGGCTACCAGCCGTTGCACGACGACCGGCCGTGGACCCCGGGCGAGCCGTTGGTGGTGGCGCCGTGGCTAGAGGTCGCCGGTTCCGACGGGAACATCGCGGCCACCGTGTCGGATCTGGCGATCTTCGCGCGGATGTTGTTGGGCCGGGGCACCGTGAACGACACGTCGATCCTGCATCCGGACGACTTCGACATCATGATCGGTTCCACGGCCCCCGATGGTGAGGACATCCTCTCGCTGCCCGGCGTTGCGGCTACCGAGAGCAGCCGCTACGGCCTCGGCGTCAACGTCGAACGAGCGGGTGGGCGCACCGTCCTCTCACATGGCGGGGGCATGGTCGGCTACGCCTCTTTCCTGCTGGTGGACCTCGATGATGAGTTCGCCGTCTGCGTGGTGACCAACGCCAACGGCGACAGTCCCATCGCAGAGGCGATCGCCCGCAGCGTCGCCGCCGAACTGCGCTCACCCGGTTGCGTCGATACCGAAGGCCTGACCCCGCGCTGGTGGCCCGCGGCAGTCGCACAGGGCTATGCCGGCGAATTCATCGACGAATCCGGCGATTCGGCGGCATTGGAGGGGCCGCGTTCGATTCTGGTCACCGTCGAGGAGCACCGCGGCGACCGGATGCGGCTGACCCTCGAGTGGGCCGGCGGGCGAGAGCCATTGCTGCGTACCTGGACCCGGGGCGCGGTAGTACAGGCTCCGGCGCTCGCGAAGTACTCGCTGAACTATCACGACGACAGCTGGCATTGGGGCCCGCGGACATTCACCCGCGCCGGGACGCCCACGGCAGCAGCCCCGTCGGACGCAGACCTCGAACCGTTCTGCGGACACTACCGCTCGTATTCGCCGTGGTACACCAACTTCCGGGTGGTGCTGCGCCGTGGCCGGCTCTACTTGATCGCACCCGGTGGTGTCGAAGCTCCGACCGACGATGCTGAGCTGATCGCAGTGGGCGACCAAACCTTCCGGGTCGGTGCCGATCCTCGCCTGCCCGAGCGGATCAGCTTCGGCCCGGCGGTCGGCGGGGTGGCGGCATGGGCGACCCGGGACGGCTGTCGGTATTCCCGCTCGTTCACCGATTGA
- the speB gene encoding agmatinase, whose translation MTGEIVGQTDATKFPRYTEPNTFARLPRISEVADAAVGIVGVPFDSGVSYRPGARFGPSHVRAGSKLLRPFNPALGVEPFAAHQVADFGDIPVNPFNIDEAITTIDTEVTALRTHGTTLLTIGGDHTIALPILRSLARDHGKIAVLHFDAHLDTWDTYFGAAYTHGTPFRRASEEGLIDMERSLHMGIRGPLYSKTDLEDDAVLGFQVIRSDDYEFDGVASIVERMRARLDGGPVYVSVDIDVLDPAHAPGTGTPEAGGLTSRELLNTLRGLVGLDVVGADIVEVAPAYDHAEITGIAAATVGYELLSVLAANN comes from the coding sequence ATGACAGGCGAGATCGTCGGACAGACCGACGCCACGAAATTCCCCCGCTACACCGAACCGAACACCTTCGCGCGGCTACCCCGGATCTCCGAGGTGGCCGACGCGGCGGTAGGGATCGTCGGTGTGCCGTTCGACAGTGGCGTGTCCTACCGGCCCGGTGCTCGCTTTGGACCCTCGCATGTCCGCGCCGGCTCGAAGTTGTTGCGGCCGTTCAACCCTGCGCTGGGTGTCGAGCCCTTCGCCGCGCACCAGGTGGCCGACTTCGGTGACATCCCGGTCAACCCGTTCAACATCGACGAGGCGATCACCACGATCGATACTGAGGTCACCGCGCTGCGCACGCACGGCACGACGCTGCTGACCATCGGCGGCGACCACACCATCGCACTGCCCATCCTGCGCTCACTCGCCCGCGACCACGGCAAGATCGCCGTGCTGCACTTCGATGCCCACCTCGACACCTGGGACACCTATTTCGGTGCGGCCTACACGCACGGCACCCCGTTCCGGCGGGCCAGCGAAGAAGGCCTCATCGACATGGAACGCTCGTTGCACATGGGTATTCGCGGGCCGCTCTACAGCAAGACCGACCTGGAGGACGACGCCGTCCTCGGGTTCCAGGTCATCCGGTCCGACGACTACGAATTCGACGGTGTCGCCAGCATCGTCGAACGGATGCGGGCCCGCCTCGACGGCGGACCGGTGTACGTCTCGGTCGACATCGACGTCCTGGATCCGGCGCACGCACCAGGCACCGGAACACCGGAAGCGGGCGGCCTGACGTCCCGGGAATTGCTCAACACGTTGCGCGGACTGGTCGGTCTCGACGTCGTCGGTGCCGACATCGTCGAGGTCGCACCTGCCTACGACCATGCCGAGATCACCGGGATCGCCGCGGCGACCGTCGGTTACGAGCTGCTCTCGGTGCTTGCCGCCAACAACTGA
- a CDS encoding purine-cytosine permease family protein has product MVLRTTVTPLGGIVTAPASRATTLIETRSIDYVPDDERHGKVGHQGPFWFVGNFQPFTLALGFVGPSLGLSLAWTIVAGLAGIAFGTIFMAFHATQGPVLGLPQMIQSRAQFGYRGVLLPLIGTLFTFVGFNVVDTVIIKSGLESIFGWNTVVVAVVITVAAALLAIYGHDLLHRTFRILFWLSLPLWVVLTLGVVSGSVTGTTAATGGFSLVAFLVQFSVAASYNITYAPYVSDYSRYLPRDTKPSSIIASVFLGASASPAWLIPLGAWMATYLGASDALSGINTTGNDVVPYLGAVLAVVATLVLVATMGLNAYSGMLTVITAIDSLKPVTPTRQLRVMTIAVLAVAWLAMSLALTNATAALNTTLLIMLYLLAPWTAVNLTDYFFVRRGHYVIADLFTPMGIYGAWSWRGLTAFTAGVLAEIPFVDLPFFVGPAAEAMGQVDIAFVVGMLVSGLVYVAVTRSLDVSTELAMIDANPTLADPADAIAIAKTVVEEEQ; this is encoded by the coding sequence ATGGTGTTACGCACTACTGTGACACCCCTCGGAGGAATCGTGACCGCTCCCGCATCCCGCGCCACGACGCTGATCGAAACCCGGTCCATCGACTACGTCCCCGACGACGAGCGGCACGGCAAGGTCGGCCATCAGGGCCCGTTCTGGTTCGTCGGCAACTTCCAGCCGTTCACGCTGGCACTGGGCTTCGTCGGCCCCAGTCTCGGACTGTCGCTGGCGTGGACGATCGTGGCCGGCTTGGCGGGCATCGCCTTCGGCACCATCTTCATGGCGTTCCATGCCACCCAGGGCCCGGTGCTGGGACTGCCGCAGATGATCCAGTCACGAGCCCAGTTCGGCTACCGCGGCGTGCTGCTGCCCTTGATCGGGACGCTGTTCACCTTCGTCGGCTTCAACGTCGTCGACACGGTGATCATCAAGTCCGGCCTCGAGTCGATCTTCGGCTGGAACACCGTCGTCGTCGCCGTCGTCATTACGGTCGCCGCCGCACTGCTGGCCATCTACGGGCACGACCTGCTGCACCGCACCTTCCGCATCCTGTTCTGGCTCTCCCTGCCCCTGTGGGTGGTACTCACCCTCGGCGTCGTGTCCGGCTCGGTGACCGGAACAACCGCTGCCACAGGCGGTTTCAGCCTCGTCGCGTTCCTGGTGCAGTTCAGTGTGGCGGCCTCCTACAACATCACCTACGCCCCGTACGTCTCGGACTACAGCCGCTACCTCCCCCGCGACACCAAGCCGTCCTCGATCATCGCGTCGGTGTTCCTCGGGGCGTCGGCCTCACCGGCCTGGCTCATCCCGCTGGGCGCGTGGATGGCCACCTACCTGGGGGCCAGCGACGCGCTCTCGGGTATCAACACCACCGGCAACGACGTGGTGCCCTACCTCGGTGCGGTGCTGGCCGTGGTGGCCACGCTGGTCCTGGTCGCCACCATGGGTCTCAACGCCTACAGCGGCATGCTGACGGTGATCACCGCCATCGATTCGCTCAAGCCGGTCACCCCGACCCGGCAGCTGCGGGTGATGACGATCGCGGTGCTGGCCGTCGCGTGGCTGGCGATGAGCCTGGCGTTGACGAACGCGACCGCCGCTCTCAACACCACGCTGCTGATCATGCTGTACCTGCTGGCCCCGTGGACCGCGGTCAACCTGACCGACTACTTCTTCGTCCGGCGTGGCCACTACGTCATCGCCGACCTGTTCACCCCCATGGGCATCTATGGGGCGTGGTCGTGGCGCGGGCTCACCGCCTTCACCGCCGGTGTGCTCGCCGAGATCCCGTTCGTCGATCTGCCGTTCTTCGTGGGCCCGGCCGCCGAGGCCATGGGCCAGGTCGACATCGCCTTCGTCGTGGGCATGCTGGTCTCCGGCCTGGTCTACGTGGCGGTGACCCGAAGCCTTGATGTGAGCACTGAATTGGCGATGATTGACGCCAACCCGACACTGGCCGATCCCGCCGATGCGATCGCCATTGCGAAGACCGTTGTCGAGGAGGAGCAATGA
- a CDS encoding PucR family transcriptional regulator, whose amino-acid sequence MLTVADVASEPSLNLQVLVEGDLTRAVTSAHVSELAAPADWLRGGELLMTVGLLLPMRRAECRAYLSECASAGVAAVALGLGHGLPYQRCPRPMIEAARECGVTLMTVPDETPFIAVTKWVFETIARQERQELQTALEINRSLTAVATSSAPLSALLSAWSQASITPCVVCDAGGRVIGQTPATNPAVVDAAVAAIDSARQSGAGWSVIEGFEVHAVGARDPLAFIALGADMDLRSRSSSTVLVSLIAVDIERRNLSGQAERNRRAQVLAQLLRPGLKRERALALAATVGLDTGPCQAAVVTATDAESLAFRVQASLPDCLVLVRGETVEIVHTDLDALVATLTTHAPGLACGIGAPTDADALAVSAMQARSLVPVSARLGRIVTASEGETVSLLLALGEPDAVRGFADAVLAPLDALDPRERLELLRTLEQWLRVNGAWDPAAARLSLHRNTVRNRIERVATLTGRRLDDGEDRMELWLALKARSAVSLQK is encoded by the coding sequence GTGCTGACGGTCGCGGACGTCGCGTCCGAGCCGAGCCTGAACCTGCAGGTGTTGGTCGAGGGAGACCTGACCAGGGCCGTGACGTCGGCGCATGTCTCGGAACTTGCCGCGCCGGCTGACTGGCTGCGGGGCGGGGAGCTGCTCATGACGGTGGGGCTGCTGCTACCCATGCGTCGCGCGGAATGCCGCGCCTATCTGTCGGAGTGCGCGTCGGCCGGGGTGGCGGCGGTCGCCCTCGGACTCGGTCACGGGCTGCCCTACCAACGCTGCCCGCGGCCGATGATCGAGGCCGCCCGCGAGTGTGGCGTCACGCTGATGACCGTGCCCGACGAGACGCCGTTCATCGCCGTCACCAAGTGGGTGTTCGAGACCATCGCGCGCCAGGAGCGCCAGGAACTGCAGACCGCGCTGGAGATCAATCGCTCGCTGACGGCGGTGGCGACCAGCTCCGCGCCGCTCTCGGCGCTACTGTCGGCGTGGTCGCAGGCCAGTATCACGCCGTGTGTGGTCTGCGATGCCGGCGGCAGGGTCATCGGCCAGACTCCCGCGACCAATCCCGCTGTGGTGGATGCGGCCGTCGCGGCCATCGACTCCGCGCGCCAGTCGGGTGCGGGCTGGTCGGTGATCGAGGGTTTCGAGGTGCACGCGGTCGGCGCCCGTGATCCGCTGGCCTTCATCGCACTCGGTGCCGACATGGATCTGCGGTCGCGCAGCTCGTCGACGGTGCTGGTCTCGCTGATCGCCGTGGACATCGAGCGGCGCAACCTCTCCGGCCAAGCCGAGCGCAACCGACGCGCGCAGGTGCTGGCCCAGCTGCTGCGGCCCGGCCTCAAACGGGAGCGCGCGCTGGCCCTGGCGGCGACCGTCGGTCTGGACACCGGCCCCTGTCAGGCGGCCGTCGTCACCGCCACCGACGCCGAATCGCTGGCCTTCCGTGTGCAGGCGAGCCTGCCGGACTGCCTGGTGCTGGTGCGCGGCGAGACCGTGGAGATCGTCCATACCGACCTGGACGCGCTCGTGGCGACACTGACCACCCACGCGCCTGGCCTAGCCTGTGGCATCGGCGCTCCGACGGATGCCGATGCGCTCGCCGTTTCGGCGATGCAGGCCAGATCCCTGGTGCCCGTCAGCGCCCGGTTGGGACGGATCGTCACGGCCAGCGAGGGTGAGACGGTGTCGTTGTTGCTGGCGTTGGGGGAGCCCGACGCGGTGCGCGGATTCGCCGATGCTGTGCTGGCGCCCCTGGACGCACTGGATCCCCGGGAACGGCTCGAACTGCTGCGCACACTGGAACAGTGGTTGCGGGTGAACGGCGCGTGGGATCCGGCTGCGGCGCGACTGTCGTTGCACCGCAACACGGTTCGCAACAGGATCGAACGTGTCGCGACGCTGACGGGGCGTCGTCTCGACGACGGTGAGGACCGGATGGAACTCTGGCTGGCACTCAAAGCGCGCTCAGCGGTTAGCCTGCAGAAGTGA